The Mycolicibacterium flavescens genomic interval AGCAGGTCGCCGGAGGTGTCGAGCACGTCACGCGGGGGCAGGTCGGGATACGGTGCGCCGCCGTGGTCGTGGGCGTCCCCGGTGGCGACGCTTCCGTCCGCCAAAGTGGAAACGATTTTCATTACGGCCAACAATACATGCGCTTCTATGCATGTCAACGCCGGGATACGGCTGCCCAATGGCCGCGAGCGACCGTGTCTGTCCGCGAAATCGCGGCGTGTCGCCGTACAAATGCGGTCGCTCGGCGGTGGTGAGCGGGTCGCTAGGCTATGCAGTCGTGGCTCACTCTTCCTCGATCATCGACACCGTTGCGAACCTGGCCAAACGGCGCGGGCTGGTTTACCAGGCGGGGGAGATCTATGGCGGCACCAAGTCGGCGTGGGACTACGGCCCGCTCGGCGTGGAACTCAAGGAGAACATCAAGCGCCAGTGGTGGCGGTCGGTGGTCACCAGCCGCGACGACGTGGTGGGCCTGGACTCGTCGATCATCCTGCCCCGCGAGGTGTGGGTGGCGTCCGGGCACGTCGACGTGTTCAACGATCCGCTGGTCGAGTGCCTCAACTGTCACAAGCGGCATCGGCAGGACCACCTGCAGGAGGCATACGCCGAGAAGAAGGGCATCAGCGACCCCGAATCCGTGGCGATGACCGAGATCGCGTGCCCGGACTGCGGGACCAAGGGTCAGTGGACCGAACCGCGCGATTTCAACATGATGCTCAAGACCTACCTCGGTCCGATCGAGAGCGAAGAGGGCCTGCACTATCTGCGGCCGGAGACCGCGCAGGGCATCTTCGTCAACTTCGCCAATGTGGTGACCACGCAACGCAAGAAGCCGCCGTTCGGTATCGCCCAGACGGGTAAGAGTTTCCGCAACGAGATCACGCCGGGCAACTTCATCTTCCGGACCCGCGAGTTCGAGCAGATGGAGATGGAGTTCTTCGTCGAGCCGTCGACCGCACGCGAGTGGCACCAGTACTGGATCGACGAGCGGTTGCAGTGGTACGTCGAACTGGGCATCGACCGCGACAATCTCCGGCTCTACGAGCATCCGAAGGAGAAGCTGTCGCACTACTCCGACCGCACCGTCGACATCGAGTACAAGTTCGGTTTCCAGGGCAACCCGTGGGGCGAGCTGGAGGGTGTCGCGAACCGTACCGACTTCGACTTGTCCACGCACACAAAGCATTCCGGTGCGGACCTGTCCTATTACGACCAGGCCAACGACACCCGCTACGTCCCCTATGTGATCGAGCCGGCGGCCGGCCTGACGCGGTCGTTCATGG includes:
- the glyQS gene encoding glycyl-tRNA synthetase, dimeric type, with the protein product MAASDRVCPRNRGVSPYKCGRSAVVSGSLGYAVVAHSSSIIDTVANLAKRRGLVYQAGEIYGGTKSAWDYGPLGVELKENIKRQWWRSVVTSRDDVVGLDSSIILPREVWVASGHVDVFNDPLVECLNCHKRHRQDHLQEAYAEKKGISDPESVAMTEIACPDCGTKGQWTEPRDFNMMLKTYLGPIESEEGLHYLRPETAQGIFVNFANVVTTQRKKPPFGIAQTGKSFRNEITPGNFIFRTREFEQMEMEFFVEPSTAREWHQYWIDERLQWYVELGIDRDNLRLYEHPKEKLSHYSDRTVDIEYKFGFQGNPWGELEGVANRTDFDLSTHTKHSGADLSYYDQANDTRYVPYVIEPAAGLTRSFMAFLVDAYAEDEAPNAKGGVDKRTVLRLDPRLAPVKAAVLPLSRNEALSPKARDLAAELRKCWNVDFDDAGAIGRRYRRQDEIGTPFCVTVDFDTLEDQAVTVRERDAMTQDRVSLDNVSDYLAARLKGC